One genomic region from Neisseria weaveri encodes:
- a CDS encoding cytochrome-c peroxidase has protein sequence MMKLNTAYRILAVSTLLALAACGDKAPEPKPEAKTAETAAAQAEQAAPSDANVSEEDKALLKQAQGFFQPLPERAEIDPAKPITDAQIKLGHQLWYEPRLSRGNTVSCNTCHNLATGGVDNLPTSQGHKGSFGARNSPTALNAALLGSQFWDGRAKDVEEQAGGPLLNPVEMAHTDQAAVEKKIAHIPEYQAMFKEAFAENGGAVSFDNITKAIGAFERTLLTPSRWDDYLKGDVNALTEKERKGVRAFINNGCIACHKGVNLGGDSFQKFGLVKGPYWNYIDSTKHDEGLFEVTKNEADKYFFRVPGLRNVAKTFPYFHNGSVWELDKAISIMGETQLGKTIPQEEVDDMVAFMNALTGTVPEAARTVPELPLSPAAETHPDNN, from the coding sequence ATGATGAAATTAAACACCGCTTACCGAATTTTAGCCGTTTCCACCCTATTGGCCTTAGCCGCCTGCGGAGACAAAGCGCCCGAACCCAAACCTGAAGCCAAAACGGCGGAGACCGCAGCCGCACAGGCAGAACAAGCCGCTCCAAGCGATGCCAATGTTTCCGAAGAAGACAAAGCACTGCTGAAACAAGCACAAGGCTTCTTCCAACCCTTGCCCGAACGCGCCGAAATCGATCCGGCCAAACCGATTACCGATGCCCAAATCAAACTGGGTCACCAATTATGGTACGAACCGCGTTTATCCCGCGGCAACACTGTCAGCTGTAACACCTGCCACAACTTAGCCACCGGCGGCGTAGACAATCTGCCGACCAGCCAAGGCCACAAAGGCAGCTTTGGCGCACGCAACTCTCCAACCGCCCTGAATGCCGCCTTATTGGGCAGCCAATTCTGGGACGGACGCGCCAAAGACGTTGAAGAACAAGCCGGCGGCCCGCTGTTGAACCCGGTTGAAATGGCACATACCGACCAAGCGGCAGTTGAGAAGAAAATCGCCCACATCCCCGAATACCAAGCGATGTTTAAAGAAGCCTTTGCCGAAAACGGCGGCGCGGTATCGTTTGACAACATCACTAAAGCCATCGGCGCATTCGAACGCACCCTGCTGACGCCGAGCCGTTGGGACGACTACCTGAAAGGCGATGTAAACGCTTTAACCGAAAAAGAACGCAAAGGCGTACGCGCGTTTATCAATAACGGCTGTATCGCCTGTCATAAAGGCGTTAACTTAGGTGGCGACTCTTTCCAAAAATTCGGTTTGGTAAAAGGACCGTATTGGAACTACATCGACAGCACCAAGCATGACGAAGGCCTCTTCGAAGTTACCAAAAACGAAGCCGACAAATACTTCTTCCGCGTTCCCGGCTTGAGAAACGTAGCCAAGACCTTCCCGTATTTCCACAACGGCAGCGTTTGGGAACTGGACAAAGCCATCAGCATTATGGGCGAAACCCAATTGGGTAAAACCATTCCGCAAGAAGAAGTCGACGACATGGTGGCCTTTATGAATGCGCTGACCGGCACCGTACCCGAAGCCGCACGCACCGTACCTGAATTGCCGCTGTCTCCGGCTGCGGAAACCCATCCCGACAATAACTAA